The stretch of DNA GGACCCTGCCATCGCTGGCGTGACCGTCGACGTGCCACCAGTGTCCGGTACGACTCTGGATGTCAGCGTTGCACCGGAGACCAAAACCGTCCGCTTCGGGCTACGTAAAGTTACCGGGGTTGACCCAACGGCGAAAACCCCGTTCTGGATCGAACGCGAACTGCTGCTGTCCGGGCAACGACTCGTCAACCTCCCCACGGACATCACCAACTTCGTGATGATCCTCCTGGGCCAACCGATGCACGCCTTCGACGCCAACCGGATCGACGGCTCCCTGCAGGTCCGCACCGCGCAGGCAGGGGAGAAGCTCACCACCCTGGATCACGTTGAGCGAACGCTGTCAGCCGAAGATGTCGTCATCTGCGACAACTCTGGTGTGCAGTCTCTGGCTGGAGTGATGGGCGGCTCAACCTCGGAAATCGCTGACGACACCACCGATGTCTACTTCGAGGCGGCAATCTGGGATCCGATTCTCGTGGCCCGTACGTGCCGTCGGCACAAGCTGTCCTCTGAGGCATCCCGACGCTTCGAACGTGGCGTTGACCCCACATTGGTGGAAGTCGCCCTCGACGTCGCTGCCTCGTTGCTTGCACAGTACGGTGGCGGCACGATCGAGGCTGGCCGTACCTTGATCGGCGACGTACCGGCCCCGGCCACCATCACCATGCCCGTAGATTTTCCTGGTCGCATCGCGGGCGTGACATACAGCCGCGAGACCGTAGTTAAGCGGCTCGAGGAAGTCGGGTGTACCGTGAGCGTTTCGGAATGCGGTGGCAAACTCGACGTTACCGCACCAGCGTGGCGCTCGGATCTGACCTTCAAGGAAGCCCTCGTCGAGGAAGTCCTGCGCCTGGAGGGCCTGGAAGACATCCCTTCCGTAGTTCCGACGCCACCTCCGGGCCGGGGTCTCACCCCAGCTCAGCTGCGTCGCCGCGCCATCGGCCATGCCTTGGCTTACAACGGTTACCTCGAAATCTTGCCGACGCCGTTCATCGCGAACGATGTGTTCGACGTATGGGGACTCGAGCAGGACGATCCGCGTCGCGCGACCGTGTCCGTGCAGAACCCACTGGAATCTGATCATGCGATTTTGGGCACCACCTTATTGCCATCGATGCTGGAATCCTTGCGACGCAACATTGTCCGTGGCCAGCACAACGTTGCTCTCTACGGTGTGGAACAAGTGAGCTTTGCTCGTGGCGAAGGCAAGTCGCCGATGCCGTCGGTAAGCGAGCGTCCTAGCGAGGAGACCATCGCTGAGCTGGTGGCTTCGTTGCCACACCAGCCTTTGCATGTGGCCGTTGTTGGCTGCGGCGAGATCGAACCGGAAGGGCCGTGGGGTGCGGGGCGCGCGTTCACTTATGCGGATGCCATCGAGGCCGCGCGATTGGTCGCTCGCGCTGCTGACGTTGAGCTCGAGGTGGAAAACGCCGAGATGCTGCCGTGGCACCCTGGTCGTTGCGCTGCCTTGAAGGTTTATGGCGAAGTCGTGGGTTACGCCGGCGAGCTGCACCCTCAGGTTCTCGAGCGCGCTGAACTTCCGGCCCGCACCTGCGCGATGGAACTTGACGTCACGGCCCTGCCGTTTGCCCCAAGCTTCCCAGCACCAACGCTGTCTGCTTTCCCAGCCCTGCTGCAGGATGTCGCATTGGTGGTCAGCGAAGACACTCCTGCGGAAGCTGTGCGCAAGACCGTCGTGGAAGGCGCTGGCCCACTGGTGGAAAAGGTGGAGCTTTTCGACGTCTACCGCTCCGAAACTCTCGGCGCCGACAAGAAGTCCTTGGCCTTCAACATCGTTTTCCGTGCCGCAGACCGCACTCTGACCGATGACGAATGCTCGGAAGCTCGCATGGCTGCAGTCGAGCTAGCCGCCCAGAAACATGGCGCGGAGTTGCGCGCCTAGTTCAATCAATACCCGCTACTGAGATCGCTCAGCTAGCGGGTTTTATTTTCCCATCTCACATTGATTTGGAGCATAGTTGCTATGACTAGTAGCGTCGCCGCGCTCAGCGGTGCAGAAACCTTTGATGCCGTGAAGAAGGCCATGTTGCATAAGGTGCACTCGCCTTTTCCTACGGTCGTAATTTCCGCTATGTATGCCGGTTTGATGATCGGCTTGGGTTTCGTTTTTTATACCACCTCGCAAGTTGGGGCATCCGGGATGCCGACGGGTCCTGCGAAAGTTCTCGGTGGAGTGGTGTTCTCTGTCGGGCTCGCATTAGTGATCGTTACTGGCGCTGACCTATTCACCTCAGCGTGCCT from Corynebacterium epidermidicanis encodes:
- the pheT gene encoding phenylalanine--tRNA ligase subunit beta; this translates as MLLSQNWVTALLRAQNPDWSVTAEEMDAGYVRVGFETEGYTPIEETTGPLVLGVVENIEELTGFKKPIRYCKVNVGDANGTGELQGIVCGARNFKEGDTVVVSLPGAELPGGFKIAARETYDHVSEGMICSAAELGLASKQTKGIITLPATAGAPGTDARAVLGLDDTIFDVNVTPDRGYALSARGLTRELASAFNLTYTDPAQDPAIAGVTVDVPPVSGTTLDVSVAPETKTVRFGLRKVTGVDPTAKTPFWIERELLLSGQRLVNLPTDITNFVMILLGQPMHAFDANRIDGSLQVRTAQAGEKLTTLDHVERTLSAEDVVICDNSGVQSLAGVMGGSTSEIADDTTDVYFEAAIWDPILVARTCRRHKLSSEASRRFERGVDPTLVEVALDVAASLLAQYGGGTIEAGRTLIGDVPAPATITMPVDFPGRIAGVTYSRETVVKRLEEVGCTVSVSECGGKLDVTAPAWRSDLTFKEALVEEVLRLEGLEDIPSVVPTPPPGRGLTPAQLRRRAIGHALAYNGYLEILPTPFIANDVFDVWGLEQDDPRRATVSVQNPLESDHAILGTTLLPSMLESLRRNIVRGQHNVALYGVEQVSFARGEGKSPMPSVSERPSEETIAELVASLPHQPLHVAVVGCGEIEPEGPWGAGRAFTYADAIEAARLVARAADVELEVENAEMLPWHPGRCAALKVYGEVVGYAGELHPQVLERAELPARTCAMELDVTALPFAPSFPAPTLSAFPALLQDVALVVSEDTPAEAVRKTVVEGAGPLVEKVELFDVYRSETLGADKKSLAFNIVFRAADRTLTDDECSEARMAAVELAAQKHGAELRA